ACCCGCAAGCTGATCAACAGGTTCGTCACCCAGCCGCTCAACACCGGCACCGGCGCGGGGCTGGAGGAGCTGACCAGCCGCGAACGCGAGGCCGTGGTTCTGGTCGCGCATGGCCTGTCCAACGACGAGATCGCGGGCCATATGGTGATCAGCCCACTGACCGCGAAAACGCACATCAACCGGGCCATGGCCAAGCTCCGTGCCCGTGACCGGGCCCAACTCGTGGTCCTCGCCTACGAATCCCGTCTGGTAACTCCGCGCAACTCTTGACATCCACGGTACGGCTGGATGCCTGCCCGCCGGTGATCCTTTTACTGAACACCCTCGCAAGCGTCATCAGTGTCGTCAGATGCCTTGGACGGCGTGCCGTCGATTCTCGTGAACATCGAACACGGCGGAGTTCTGGTGCCTCCCAAAGAGCTAGACAACCGCCGTCACAACTCGGGTTCTGCCTCAGGTTTGGTGGCGGGTGACGCTCTGCCATTGCTCGACATCGAACAGCGCGATGGACGGTGATCGCGGGGCAAGGACTGTGCGAAGGCGCGTGAGACTGGCTCGCCACTGCTTCCAGTCTGCCGGGTTGACCCAGTTCGAGGCTGGCCCGGCCTCCTCGCTGATGACGCGGGCGAGGGCCTCGTCCGCGAGCGTCCGAAGATCGTTGGGAAAGGCGGGCATGGGCCTCTCAGGACCGTAGGGTGTGTCGATTGTGTCGCCGCCCGGGCATTGCGCCGCAATCAGTGCGGCTGCGGCCACCGCTTCTTCTCCTTCGGTGAGCCAGCCGACGGCATCGACGGTGCGCGTGAGGACGCCACGGATCAGTGCCTCGCGCTCCTCGGGCTTGGCGTCGTCGAGAGCGTTGGCGAAGTCCGCGGCCGTGTCGTTGTCGAAGGGGCCAGTGCCCCAGGTACCCATGTTGATCTCCTCGTGTAGCTGCGTCGGGATCCTCGCATCAGCCGCTGACATTGCGATCACAGTGCGAGCGGTACTCGCTTTCGCAGAAGGGCGATGCCAGCACGCCCGACCATCTGGCGCTTGAGCATCTTGATCCGGTTGACGTGCCCCTCGACCGCGCCCGAGCTCCAGGGCAGGGTCAATCCGGCGATGGCGGTGTCGAGGTCGCGTCGATGCCGGCGGCGAGGGTGTGGAGGCTGGGCAGGTCGTCCTGCCGAAGAACCCGGTCGACCTGTGCTTCCACTGCGGCGAGACCTTCTCCGGCGTGGAGAAGTGCGTCCGCTGCGGGGAGCCGTTCGCGCCGACGGGCGGCGAATCCGCCTGCGACGGCTGCCTGCACGCAGCGATCGCCGCTGAATAGCCGACACCCTTCGCCGGAGCCGTACGCGACCGTTGGGCGGCCGGCTTCGTCCGTGAGCGTCAGAGCGGGCCCGCCTGAGCACCGAAGTTTGCCCGGTTGTCGACGGTCGGGTTTTTCCCACCAGGATCCCCAACTTCCCCGCCCGCATGTTCGAACGAGGCTGATGTTTCCTGCGGCGGGTGATGCGGAATGTGGTTTGCGCCGGTCGGCTCAGCTGATAAGCGCTGGCTCGCGCCCCGTCTCATGTCTCAAAATTCTCGGCGTGACAGACACGGGACGCACCGAAGAAGTGACGCCGGAGGGGCTGCTGGGCTGGTGCCTGGTGGCCAATGTCGCGTGGGAAACCGCCCGCGGCGAGGGCGGCCTCGACGTCCAGCGCGGCACGCGGCACTTTGCGCCCGGGGCGTTGTTGTGGATCCCGCCGGTCCAATGGGATCCGGGCCATTGGCGCGTGCGGGCCGTGGGTCGGCACCGAGGTAATGCTCGCCGGTACGTCAACATGGTCGTGCGTGTGGACGACCTGGAGAACTTCCGGGTCAAGGGCGTTTACAGCGAGGGCCTTGTCCGTGCCCTCAACGGCTACGACCACGATCCCGCCGCGCCGCGAACCCTCCAAGACCCGTGGTCTCGCGAGCGGGCTCAGAGTTGGGCAGACAGCTGGAATCAACCCCGTGAGCTGGTTCGCATCGACGGGCACCTTCAGGTAGGGCTCTTCGTGCCCAACCCTCCGCCCGCGGAGCTCCAGGTCGACGGTGAGACCCTGCACCTGGCCCACTACAGCGCAAGGGGCCCTCACTACAGCCGCATGCCCCCTCCGGTAGAACGGGCTCCGAAGAGCTGAGTCAGCCTCTCGGACATGCGGGCGGGGAAGTTGACGCCGCTGGTGGGGAATTACGGCTCTGCTGGAGATCTCGTGACGGGGCTGGTAATTCCACAGGCGCCCGACAGGTCGGTCGGCATGTTCCCGTAGAACAACGACGCCTCACAGCTGATCACGGCGACGCTACTGCCGGCCTGCACTCGGCGCGGCCGGCCGTCGACCCCATGGCTTGAAGACGGACAGGATGACGTTGGCGAGATACAACAGGAGCGCGACGGCCGGGACGATCACCATGTTGTAGCGGATGAATCCCAGATCCATGGCTGAGATGGGGCCCACCGGATGCCGGGCCACCGCATCCGCCGCGTCGTGCAGTCTGGCAGTGAGGGCGAAAATCGAGGCCACCGTCGTCGCCAGGGTCAGCCAGAACTTGGCACTGACCCAGTAGTACCGAAACAGGCCCCACGGCGTGGCGAGCGCCAGCATCACACCGCTGACCAACGTGAGCAGGCTCAGCGGGATGATCAGAATGTTCCCCAGCATCCCCATCGCCCGGTAGGCGGTCCGCAGTGTGTCGGCATTGTTCGTCGCCAGCGCCGTCGTCCCCAGGGTGAGCAGGCAGAGCATCAAGGCCAACCAACTGACAGAGACGACCACATGCACGACGACCATGCTCTTACGGGCCGTCTGAGGCAACCGGTGGTCTGAACGCCGTTGTGGGCTGCCGCCAGCGGCCGTCGTCACCGTCGATGATCCGGCGGAAGGGGACATAGATACCTCAATCAGGTCAGGATCACATGCACGCGGCCAGGCTCTCCCTTCTGACCATCCAGGGCGTCCCTCGGCGGAAGTAACTCCCGCTGCTCCGACGCGAGTACGGTCGGCACTCCGAGCAGTTCAGCGGAGCGATCTGTACGCCGCCGGGAGTACGCCCACGGCCTTCCTGCGCGGGACGTCCCACAGGAGCCGCTCCGTGATGGTGAAGACAGCGGGGCCGG
This portion of the Streptomyces mirabilis genome encodes:
- a CDS encoding DUF4259 domain-containing protein — protein: MGTWGTGPFDNDTAADFANALDDAKPEEREALIRGVLTRTVDAVGWLTEGEEAVAAAALIAAQCPGGDTIDTPYGPERPMPAFPNDLRTLADEALARVISEEAGPASNWVNPADWKQWRASLTRLRTVLAPRSPSIALFDVEQWQSVTRHQT
- a CDS encoding DUF2269 domain-containing protein → MVVVHVVVSVSWLALMLCLLTLGTTALATNNADTLRTAYRAMGMLGNILIIPLSLLTLVSGVMLALATPWGLFRYYWVSAKFWLTLATTVASIFALTARLHDAADAVARHPVGPISAMDLGFIRYNMVIVPAVALLLYLANVILSVFKPWGRRPAAPSAGRQ